In the Dama dama isolate Ldn47 chromosome 13, ASM3311817v1, whole genome shotgun sequence genome, one interval contains:
- the COCH gene encoding cochlin: MWASWIPVLCLGVCLLLPLEPVGSEGAVPIAITCFTRGLDIRKEKADVLCPGGCPLEEFSVFGHIVYASVSSICGAAVHRGVIGNSGGPVRIYSLPGRENYSSVVANGIQSQTLSRWSASFTVTKGKSGTQEATGQAVSTAHPATGKRLKKTPEKKTGNKDCKADIAFLIDGSFNIGQRRFNLQKNFVGKVALMLGIGTEGPHVGLVQASEHPKIEFYLKNFTSAKDVLFAIKEVGFRGGNSNTGKALKHTAQKFFTADTGVRKGIPKVVVVFIDGWPSDDIEEAGIVAREFGVNVFIVSVAKPIPEELGMVQDVAFVDKAVCRNNGFFSYHMPNWFGTTKYVKPLVQKLCTHEQMMCSKTCYNSVNIAFLIDGSSSVGESNFRLMLEFVSNIAKTFEISDIGAKIAAVQFTYDQRTEFSFTDYSTKENVLAVIRNIRYMSGGTATGDAISFTVRNVFGPMRDSPNKNFLVIVTDGQSYDDVRGPAAAAHDAGITIFSVGVAWAPLDDLKDMASKPKESHAFFTREFTGLEPIVSDVIRGICRDFLESQQ, from the exons ATGTGGGCATCCTGGATCCCGGTCCTCTGCCTCG GTGTCTGCCTGCTGCTGCCGCTGGAGCCCGTAGGCAGTGAGGGAGCCG tTCCCATCGCTATCACATGCTTTACCAGAGGCCTGGAcatcaggaaagaaaaagcagatgTCCTCTGCCCAGGCGGCTGCCCTCTGGAGGAGTTTTCCGTGTTTGGGCACATAGTGTATGCGTCTGTATCAAGCATATGTGGTGCCGCTGTCCACAG GGGGGTAATTGGCAACTCAGGAGGACCTGTGAGaatctatagcctgccaggtcgAGAAAACTATTCCTCAGTAGTTGCCAATGGCATCCAGTCTCAGACGCTTTCCAGATGGTCTGCTTCTTTCACAGTGACAA aAGGCAAAAGTGGCACCCAGGAAGCCACAGGACAGGCAGTGTCCACAGCACATCCAGCAACAG GTAAACGACTAAAGAAAACACCGGAGAAGAAAACTGGCAATAAGG ACTGTAAAGCAGACATTGCGTTTCTGATCGATGGAAGTTTTAATATCGGGCAACGCCGATTTAATCTACAGAAGAATTTTGTTGGGAAAGTGGCTCTAATGTTGGGAATTGGAACCGAAGGACCACACGTGGGCCTTGTTCAAGCCAG tgAACATCCTAAAATAGAATTTTACTTGAAAAACTTTACATCAGCCAAAGATGTTTTGTTTGCCATAAAGGAAGTAGGTTTCAGAGGGGGTAATTCCAATACAG GAAAAGCCTTGAAGCATACCGCCCAGAAATTCTTCACTGCAGACACTGGAGTGAGAAAAGGGATTCCCAAAGTGGTGGTGGTATTTATTGATGGCTGGCCTTCTGATGACATCGAGGAAGCAGGCATTGTGGCCAGAGAGTTTGGCGTCAATGTATTTATAGTTTCTGTGGCTAAGCCTATCCCCGAGGAACTGGGAATGGTTCAGGATGTTGCATTTGTTGACAAG GCTGTCTGTCGGAATAACGGCTTCTTCTCTTACCACATGCCCAATTGGTTTGGCACCACAAAATACGTGAAACCTCTGGTACAGAAGCTCTGCACCCACGAGCAGATGATGTGCAGCAAGACCTGTTATAACTCAGTGAACATTGCCTTTCTGATTGATGGCTCCAGTAGTGTTGGAGAAAGTAATTTCCGCCTCATGCTTGAATTTGTTTCCAACATAGCTAAGACTTTTGAAATCTCAGACATTGGTGCTAAGATAGCTGCAGTACAGTTCACCTATGATCAGCGCACAGAGTTCAGTTTCACTGACTACAGCACCAAAGAGAATGTCCTAGCTGTTATCAGAAACATCCGCTACATGAGTGGTGGGACAGCTACtggggatgccatttcctttacTGTTAGAAATGTGTTTGGTCCCATGAGAGACAGCCCCAACAAGAACTTCTTGGTAATAGTCACAGATGGGCAGTCCTACGATGATGTTCgagggcctgctgctgctgcacaTGACGCAG GTATCACCATCTTCTCTGTTGGTGTGGCTTGGGCACCTCTGGATGACCTGAAAGATATGGCCTCTAAACCAAAGGAGTCGCATGCTTTCTTCACAAGAGAGTTCACAGGATTAGAACCAATTGTTTCTGATGTGATCAGAGGCATCTGTAGAGATTTCTTAGAATCCCAGCAATAA